A region from the Lytechinus variegatus isolate NC3 chromosome 6, Lvar_3.0, whole genome shotgun sequence genome encodes:
- the LOC121417657 gene encoding uncharacterized protein LOC121417657, whose protein sequence is MCLNSTSFRWRDTFYKQTEGAAMGSPLSPVVANMFMEHFEETALQSATHKPKVWLRYVDDTFVVWQHGAEETNNFLQHLNSQHECIKFTMEMENKGSIPFLDTKITRTAQGSLSHQVYRKPTHTDRYLNYRSFHHPSVLRSINKTLVKRAHEVSDQIHLRGELVHIKRVLKCNNYPSHKICTELPPSRNPHVRQPKARVILPYLGAASHKIQRILREADIEVRHSSSNKLQSALTSHKDKRNSKDLPGVYRIPCECGKVYIGETGRSFNTRIKEHRAHGRRDERDKSAIIDHAHTHDHRILWDESRLVTRVPYWHQRRVREALEIEEHNTVPQDSGLQLSNIWLTVLDKGANLPN, encoded by the coding sequence ATGTGCCTCAATTCCACCTCTTTCAGGTGGAGAGACACATTCTACAAGCAAACGGAGGGTGCTGCCATGGGGTCCCCCCTGTCCCCAGTGGTAGCTAACATGTTCATGGAACATTTTGAGGAGACGGCTCTCCAGTCAGCAACCCACAAACCCAAAGTGTGGCTTAGATATGTGGACGACACTTTTGTGGTTTGGCAACATGGAGCTGAGGAAACTAACAATTTCTTACAGCACCTCAACTCTCAACACGAATGTATCAAGTTCACCATGGAAATGGAGAATAAGGGGTCTATCCCCTTTCTTGATACAAAGATTACGAGGACGGCACAGGGATCCCTATCCCATCAGGTTTATCGCAAACCTACTCACACTGATCGGTACTTGAACTATCGTTCATTCCACCACCCATCAGTGTTGAGATCAATCAACAAGACCTTAGTCAAACGAGCACATGAGGTTAGTGACCAGATCCACCTGAGAGGTGAGCTTGTACATATCAAACGTGTTTTGAAATGTAACAACTACCCCTCACATAAGATCTGCACTGAGCTTCCCCCTTCGCGGAACCCTCATGTTAGACAACCCAAGGCGAGAGTTATTCTTCCATATCTGGGAGCAGCCTCTCACAAGATTCAGAGGATTTTGAGAGAAGCCGACATTGAGGTTCGTCATAGTTCCTCAAATAAGCTTCAATCTGCCCTCACCAGCCATAAGGACAAGCGAAACTCCAAGGACCTCCCTGGAGTTTACCGAATTCCTTGTGAATGCGGTAAAGTTTACATCGGAGAGACGGGTCGTTCCTTTAACACTCGGATTAAGGAACATAGGGCCCATGGTAGACGAGACGAGAGGGACAAGTCTGCAATCATCGATCATGCTCATACGCATGATCACCGGATCCTCTGGGATGAAAGTAGACTAGTCACCCGTGTCCCCTACTGGCATCAGCGGAGAGTCAGAGAAGCGTTGGAGATTGAGGAACATAACACTGTTCCTCAAGACAGTGGCCTCCAACTTAGCAATATCTGGCTTACCGTTCTAGACAAAGGGGCTAATTTGCCTAATTAG